In Bacteroidales bacterium, a single window of DNA contains:
- a CDS encoding helix-turn-helix domain-containing protein, with protein sequence MEIKLLLKSTELSIQEISNELNFPNPSFFCKYFKSRVGMSPKEYREC encoded by the coding sequence GTGGAAATTAAACTTCTGCTGAAATCAACCGAACTTTCGATTCAAGAAATAAGCAATGAACTTAATTTTCCCAATCCATCGTTTTTTTGTAAATATTTTAAGAGCCGTGTAGGCATGTCGCCCAAAGAATATCGAGAGTGTTGA